A single genomic interval of Scyliorhinus canicula chromosome 15, sScyCan1.1, whole genome shotgun sequence harbors:
- the LOC119978047 gene encoding probable G-protein coupled receptor 146 yields MWSCGGSNGTVNGVEQQFCDDLGLVFSILSIIYLIICFPFSICYNSLLVLVNLYNKPAMTMPDVYFVNIGIAGLILSFVALVQLLGPDNPQWAVWNFNREVYITLLILFNISALVIMYSTTLLSLDYYIEQALPRTYMSSVYNTKHVCGFVWGGAVLTSFSSLLLYVCSHVPKIIECSKIQNKEVADAIMVFIGFFVPATAVFYALILIFRIRNQSTPLDQDSDPSTHKLLVATICTQFILWTPYYMTLLVHIVFNPKGSDLITQYHIYYFVKGLSKLLAYSCSFVIPLLYTYMHKNFTNKLRQLVRKLDCRTEGCSHQNSEVQQQVFLS; encoded by the coding sequence ATGTGGAGTTGTGGAGGTTCGAATGGAACAGTGAACGGTGTGGAGCAGCAATTCTGCGACGACCTTGGACTGGTGTTTTCCATCCTCTCCATCATTTACCTCATCATCTGCTTCCCTTTCAGTATCTGCTACAACTCCCTGCTAGTCCTGGTGAACCTCTACAACAAGCCAGCAATGACCATGCCCGATGTTTACTTTGTCAACATAGGAATCGCAGGACTCATCCTCAGCTTTGTGGCCCTGGTGCAACTGCTGGGCCCAGACAACCCACAGTGGGCCGTGTGGAACTTCAACAGGGAAGTCTACATCACCTTGCTCATATTGTTTAACATCTCGGCTCTGGTGATCATGTACTCGACTACCTTGCTCAGCTTGGACTACTATATCGAGCAAGCTTTGCCAAGAACTTACATGTCCAGCGTCTACAACACCAAGCACGTCTGTGGGTTCGTCTGGGGAGGGGCTGTTCTCACCAGCTTTTCATCTCTTCTACTCTACGTGTGCAGCCACGTCCCCAAGATAATCGAGTGCTCAAAGATACAGAATAAAGAGGTGGCAGATGCCATCATGGTCTTTATTGGCTTCTTTGTGCCTGCTACAGCAGTGTTCTATGCCTTAATCCTGATTTTCCGAATACGGAACCAGTCCACTCCTCTTGATCAAGACTCTGATCCTTCTACACACAAGTTGCTCGTGGCCACAATCTGTACTCAGTTTATATTGTGGACCCCATATTACATGACACTTTTGGTTCACATCGTATTTAATCCCAAGGGATCAGACCTGATAACGCAGTATCACATTTACTATTTTGTTAAGGGCTTATCGAAGCTGCTAGCGTATTCGTGCAGCTTTGTTATACCGCTGCTCTACACTTACATGCACAAGAACTTCACCAACAAACTGAGACAGCTTGTCAGAAAACTAGATTGTCGGACTGAAGGATGTTCTCACCAAAACTCAGAGGTTCAGCAACAAGTCTTTTTGAGTTAA